A genomic window from Streptomyces sp. NBC_01429 includes:
- the grpE gene encoding nucleotide exchange factor GrpE: MTEETPGFEEKPDVPSGAHPEDATPKAAEPDSAKESGPAAPAGDVQDVALTAQLDQVRTALNERTADLQRLQAEYQNYRRRVERDRVTVKEIAVASLLTELLPVLDDIGRARDHEELVGGFKSVAESLEAVTVKLGLQQFGEEGEPFDPTIHEALMHSYAPDVTETTCVAILQPGYRFGERTIRPARVAVAEPQPGAQPKSADEQAGSAKDEESGGPEEG; encoded by the coding sequence GTGACGGAGGAGACCCCGGGCTTCGAGGAGAAGCCCGACGTCCCCTCCGGCGCTCACCCCGAAGACGCCACGCCGAAGGCCGCCGAGCCGGACTCCGCCAAGGAGTCCGGGCCGGCGGCCCCGGCCGGGGACGTACAGGACGTAGCCCTGACCGCCCAGCTGGACCAGGTCCGTACCGCGCTCAACGAGCGCACGGCAGACCTCCAGCGGCTTCAGGCCGAGTACCAGAACTACCGCCGCAGGGTGGAGCGGGACCGCGTCACGGTCAAGGAGATCGCCGTCGCGAGCCTGCTGACCGAGCTGCTGCCCGTGCTCGACGACATCGGCCGGGCGCGCGACCACGAGGAGCTGGTCGGCGGGTTCAAGTCGGTCGCCGAGTCGCTGGAAGCGGTCACGGTCAAGCTGGGACTCCAGCAGTTCGGCGAGGAGGGCGAGCCCTTCGACCCGACGATCCACGAGGCCCTGATGCACTCGTACGCGCCGGACGTCACGGAAACGACGTGCGTCGCGATCCTCCAGCCGGGGTACCGGTTCGGCGAGCGCACCATCAGGCCCGCCCGGGTCGCGGTCGCCGAGCCCCAGCCCGGGGCCCAGCCCAAGTCCGCGGACGAGCAGGCCGGGTCCGCCAAGGACGAGGAGAGCGGTGGCCCCGAGGAGGGCTGA